The DNA window CGCATCTCCCGGCACGACGCCATCCATTCAGCGCGCGACCGTGGAGCCGGGGCGCGACGCCGCTGAGTCCGCATCTACCGATTCACCATTGCCGGTGGTGACGGCCGTGGCGTCGTCATCCGCGCGCGACGGAGGGTTCGGCAGCGCAGGATCGGGCGGGGAGATGATCCATCGCGCGCCGGTGGTTGCGGTCGCGAGAGCGGCGGCGGATCGGCCGAGATCCGCGGCGCGGGAGAGCGCGGCAGGCGCTGCATCTCCCGTCGTGAGCGCGGTTCCGACGGTCCAGCGGCGCGCGGACGGCTCGAGCGGCGGTGCGTTCGGCGGCCCGCGCTTGGTCGTGGCGGAGGCACGGCGGGCGGCGGCTTCCGGCGGACCGGCAGCGCCGATGGTGCAGAGGATGCCAGCGGTGCGGGCGGAAGCTCCCGCTGGCGGACGCGCGGCGGCCACGCTGGTGCACGCACCGCCGCGGGCGTGGGCGGGCGAGAGCGGCGCGGGCGGCTTCCCATCTCCCGTGCAGCGCATGTCCGGCGGCGCTGCGTTGGCCGTGCAGCGCCAGGCGAGCCCCGAGCCCGCACCCGCACCCGCGGCCGAGATGCCGACGCGCACGGCGGAGGCCGCATCGGCGCCGGACGTGAGCCGGATCGCGGATCAGGTCTACGACATCCTGGCGGCCCGGCTCGCGAGCGAGCGCCGCCAGCGGGGGCTGTGACGCATGGCGCTCGCGAAAGCCACCATCACGCCCGAGGACGAGTCGCCGATCACCGTCCTCTTCAACCCCACGCAGTACTCGCTGGACAAGGCGGTCACGCTCAGCGAGGTCGCCATCCCCGGCCTGGGCGCGCCCATCCTCCAGTACGTGCGCGGCAACGGGCGCACGCTGTCGATGGACCTGTTCTTCGACACGTACGAGAAGGGCACCGACGTCCGGAAGCACACGGGCAAGGTCTACGGGCTGCTGGACATACGCGGCCCGCTGCACCGCCCGCCCATCTGCACCTTCGCGTGGGGCAGCTTCAGCCTGCGGTGCGTGCTGGAGCGCGTGGGCGGGCGGTTCACGCTCTTCCTGCCGGACGGAACGCCGGTGCGCGCCACGCTGAGCGTGAGCTTCAAGGAGTTCGTGGACGTGGAGGTGCTGGTTCGCGAGACGCCTACCGAGAGCGCCGACCACGTGAAGACGTACACGGTGAAGCGCGGCGACACGCTGAGCAGCATCGCGGCGGCGGAGTACGGCGACCCGGCGCGCTGGCGGCCCATCGCCACCGCCAACGGCATCACCGACCCGCT is part of the Longimicrobiaceae bacterium genome and encodes:
- a CDS encoding LysM peptidoglycan-binding domain-containing protein, which encodes MALAKATITPEDESPITVLFNPTQYSLDKAVTLSEVAIPGLGAPILQYVRGNGRTLSMDLFFDTYEKGTDVRKHTGKVYGLLDIRGPLHRPPICTFAWGSFSLRCVLERVGGRFTLFLPDGTPVRATLSVSFKEFVDVEVLVRETPTESADHVKTYTVKRGDTLSSIAAAEYGDPARWRPIATANGITDPLSLRPGLVLALPALA